Sequence from the Miscanthus floridulus cultivar M001 chromosome 16, ASM1932011v1, whole genome shotgun sequence genome:
TTTTGATACATTTATTAATGCAAGAACGAGATAGTTTATACTAGGGAAGAAACACACGTACACACACCCATTATTCGGTAGATGCACTGACATGCATACATGGCATGTCCACGTTATTCATCATATCATATTTTGTTCAAGTTCCGGAGCACGGAAGGAAGCTTGGCATCAGCGGCTAGCTTATCAGCCGACATGGGGTGCCTCGGCGACGGTGTCGACGAAAATGCGGACGCGGTCGGGGCGATAATCCGCGGTCACAATCGAGCCGACGGGCAGCACGACGATGTCCGCGTCGGGCTTGTCCTTGAGGAtcgccttcttggcttcctccacgctGAGCCCCACCAACTCCGGCCACGACGTCTTGGCGCCGCCGCACTCCGGTGCCGCCGCCGTGGAGCTCATGGTCGTCTCCGGTCGCGAACTGCGAATAGCTAGATCAGCTGATGATGCTGTGGCCTGCGAATTCAACggaaacaaactaaaactactactactactatattaTTGCAAAAATCGTAAGGTATATAGATAGCACACCCACGGTGTGGTGAAGACGATATATATGGCTTGTTATGCTGCTTCTTGTACTGCTGCTGGTTAAGAGAGCTATGCATCGGTGAGGTATTTATAGAGAGCTGCTAGCTGCAGGCAGGACGTGTGTACATGTGCAGCCCCGGGGCGTAGGCACCGGTGTGCATAGGAGGAAGacggaggcaaaaaaaaaaaaaaaaaaaacgatatTATGGACATTTCACATTTGTATGTACCATGAGGAGTTATTTATTTTTATACATGTAAAACAGAATTGTACCCAACTGACCCTGGACTCTCGAAAATGTTCATAAAGATAAGATATATATGGTGTGTGCCTTTATGGTTGTGATTGTGTTTAAAAAATAAATGTATATTAATTTTAATGATATCATGTCTTGGATGATCCAATAACGTAATATAAGGACACCACACCGGATGCTGCACAGCTGTTGGCTTCTTATTAGCTAACGTGTTGGACATGCAAAcaggataataataataatccaaCCGATCTAAACAACAAATATATTTCTATGGATATCGTGCGCGGCagataataataacaatatataGGGGTCACTGTATATATGTAGCTTCAATAATTCTTTGTTGTTTATCCTTTTCTTCCATAGACGATCGATTGTGTTCAAAGTTTGGAGCTATACATTTTGTGGAAAAGTTTTGGCTATTTGAGACATCGATCAGAAAAGTTTGATGCCATTGAGCCCTTGtgtagttcgcgaaaagttttcccaaaaagtgctacagtacccgtcacatcgaatcttgcggtacgtgcatggagcattaaatgtagacgaaaataaaaactaattgcacagtttggttggaaattgcgagacgaacgttttgagcctaattagtccatgattggacactaattgccaaataaaaacgaaagtgctacagtagccaaatttcgcacttttcgcgaactaaacacgcgctgaaACTTGCAAGTTGAACTAGTTATAAGGCCAGTCATAGTTagagtttcatttgcatttaatAGCTTGCCACATATACACTTTTGATGACATAGCAACGTTttaatgaagagagagaagaattgGGTTTTACGGGGATGAAACTATCTTGGCACAGTTACCAACTTTCTATGAGTCATAGAATTAAATGTATATAAAACTATAGAATGAAACTTTCCATTGATAGTGAAAATTTCAtccaagtttcatttcattctataTGACATGGCAGTCTTGAAAACAACGAAACGAATCTCTCCACCGAGACCGGCTTAAATAACTATATGTTTTGACTATTCAATTGCTCTCAAACCAAAAAAAGAAGTAATAAAAAATTGACACAATAAGTAATTACTTCACGCTACTGGTTCCTTATGGTGGAACATGCTCACCTATATCATATGGGTGCTCATATTTTTTTGGATTTATATAAAAAGCTTATATAGATATTTTTTTGGATTTATATGAAGTCTCTATTATAATTAGCCTACATCAATGACCCAAACTATGAAAAAGTTTAGCTGACTTTGAGACAACACAAGTGTCATGTAATGTTGTAACCACGTGATACTTGATCCAATTTGGTATAACTATGCTGATAAACGTTTTCTTGATAAGCTACACGAATGGAGAAAAAGCACAACCAAAATAGTAAGCTAGTATGACCCAATTTCTATGTTTTTAGTAGAAATAGGTCCTATGATGAGGGAAgcgtggcaaaaaaaaaaaagctacaaAAGATGTGTCGTTTGGCTTCTAGTTTCAGCTTATATTTGCTATAAACAGTTTATAATTAAACTATACTAAACAAACCCTTTAGTATGAACATAAGTGTATCACTTGATTCTATCTATGACTATGTAAGTGTAGAAAGTATGGAGAGCTGCTGTCAAAATGTGGATGACATGACTCATATATGTAACTCCACAAACACCAGCAAAAGTACGAAAAAGATTTATATACAAAAACAAAAGGATAATAGATAACGAGAGTATATACTAGCGACAGTAGTCCGTGTCACTTAATCTTTTATTTAGTTTGGTTGATCAATATCGACTAATTATaataaatagagaaaaataaaCATAAAAATGAGTCGACAGAATCAAGATTAGAGCATGATTTTTACAGTATCATTTGAACTCTAGATGGAAATCTCCCGCTGCTTTTAATGAAAGAAATTCAAAACAAACAACTGATCCCTCTTTCATATAGGTCTTTCTACTAGACGTTCCGGTGTTCGAAGGACGTCTGTCACCCGAGTGTAAGTCTCCCTAAAACACGCGATTCCAACGAACAAcaataaggccccgtttagatgccacctaaaagccaaaaatttttgcatagtacccgtcacatcgaatcttgcggcacatgcatggagtactaaatgtagatgaaaaaaaaactaattgcacagttgggtgaaaaatcgcgagacgaacctttcgaacctaattagtctataattagacactaattgtcaaataaaaacgaaagtgctacagtagccaaaatccaaaaatttttggatctaaatggGGCCTAATTGAGTGTCGGATCCCATCCAAACACTCGATTTCTATAACCACTCGATCCAGATCTAAAGATTGCAAATAAAATATATCAAGTAAATGCAaaaattaaattataaaataacAAAAAAGAATACCAGATAGTTACGATGAAGTGCAAATtggaagaaattaaaaaaaaacatacaaacaacaaataaaaaatacAGGAAATTAACCAGATTATTTCTATAAAAGCCAAATTGAAAGATTTCAAAGGAGAACCAAATCaaacataaaaaaaacaaaaaaaaagctaaaaatgaTCAGATAACTGTTTGGGTTTCTGACCATTCTCATTAACGAATAATCAATTTACACTAATtaaacatagaaaaataaaagtAGTAAAATATGATTCATTAAAGCGTAATCTGCTCATACTATAGAAATAAAACTGCACGTATACACACGAACATGATAGGGgctaaggctatctccaacaaagcAACCAAAACCTAAAATGCAGCGTGCACAGTGTATTTAGGTAACCAAAAACCTCTCCAACAGAAGACCTAAAGAGGCTACGCATTTTGCGCCCCTGCTGCACCGAAACGCAAAAAAGCGTCATCGTTGAACGACGACGCAAACCTCTGGCGTGCCCGTAGCGGTGGGCCCCGCAGCGTGGAGCGGCCGGCGGCGAGGCGAGCAGCGTGGAGCGGCCGACCCCTCCTCCTCCCTGGTTGACGCGCGGTGGCCTCCCCCTCCACCTCCCTGGTCGACAGCGCGGTCAGCTCGGCGAGGCGAGCCCGCTATGGCGAGCCGCCGGTGCTTCCAGGCGAGTCCGCGGCCGGCGGGCGAGACGGGGAGCGGGTCGAGGCGAGGAGCGAGGTGGGGCGTGGGTGCGGCCGGCGTGGAGAGGAGCAGCGGGCCCGCGCCGGAGGAGCCGCCGGAGCCCGTGCTCGCCGGAGGAGCCGCACGGAGCCTGTGCTCGCCGGAGATGCCGCCGGCGCCTGTGTGGATCTGGTCCTGCCCGGCCCTGCAGGCCGCAGGCGTGCGGGCACCGCCGCCGCTCCTAGTGCCCTGGTCGCAGGcgtgcggccgccgccgccgctccgaaGCCCACGCCGCCGACGGAGAAGAGGAAGAATGGGTCGCCTGTGGTTGTTGGAGAAGGGAGAAAATGGGTTTTTACTGTTGGCGCCCCAGACTCCTGAATGGGGTTGGGTTTGAGTACTcaccgttggagacagtctaacgaGTGCTATATTTGTATGCGCGTGGTTAGTTTTCACCCTAAAttttcaaaaaagtgctacagtagccatcacatcgaattttacgatacatgcatggagcattaaatgtagacgaaaaaaactaattgcacagtttagttaaaaattgcgagacgaacgttttgagcctaattagtccatgattaaatattatttatcaaataaaaacgaaaatagtACGATAACTAAATTTTCAACTTTCACCTAACTAAACACGCGCTATGCAACGCGGGGCCAGCAGTCGCATGCTGTGCTGTGCTGCCATGCCTACGGCCTAGAGCCAGCTACTTGCTCTGCTGCACACGAAACATATGGGAAGAGGGTCCGCTGAGTCCCTAGAAGAAGCGTAGCTGCATGCCTCGGTACCCGTGAAAGGCTCATACTGCTGTTGTACGTTCACTGCTAGGCCAGAGATGAAAAACAAGAAAGAAACAGATGCGGCAGATTAAATGACAGAGGGATCGGACGGCTCAAAAAATCGAGTGTTGGACGCCCAGAAATCACTCGGACGACGGTTGGATTTAGCGTTCATATATTCATTCGTGCAAGGATGAACGACATTCTGATACATTTATTTATGTATGCAAGAACGATGACACTATTTAGTGATAATGTATATAGTAGGGAAGAGAAACACGTATACATCCATTATTCGGCAGATGCACAGACATGCATACATGGCATGTCCGCGTTATTCGTCATATTTTATTCAAGTTCTGGAGCGAGGAGCGAAGGAAGCTgggcatgcagcagcagcagcagcgagcttATCAGCCGACATGGGGCGTCTGGGCGACGGTGTCGACGAAGATGCGGACGCGGTTGGGGCGGTAATCCATGGTCACAGGCGAGCCGGTGGGCAGCACGATGATGTCGGCATCGGGCTTGTCCTTGAGGAtcaccttcttggcttcctccacgctGAGCCCGACCACCTCCGGCCACGACGTCTTGGGGCCGCCGCACTCCGGTGCCGCCGTCGCCGTGGAGCTCATCGGTTGTCGGTCGCGAATTGAAACTGCAAATCAATTGATTAcgataatataatatatataatgaTGCTCTGCCCTGTGAATTAAAAGGAAATTAGCAAACTACTGGTAGCCACTATATTAGTATTGCAAAAGGCCAAAAGCGTAAGGTATAGAAAGCCTAACTCACGGGCAAGCGTGGCTTGTTATTGCGCTTCTTCTGCTACTCAGCTACTGGTTAAGCGGGTATCCACCGGTGAGGTATTTATAGAGCTGCTGCAACCAACAGCGGCAGATGTGTACGTGTGTGTGTTCTTCATCAGGATTATTGGTCTAAAGCTAGGCAGATATAattaaacagaaaagaaaaagataaTGTTGTTGATGGTGCCAAGAAATCGTAGCTGCTCACCAATAATGCATCCATTATATACGCACGAGGCACACGAGGTGGCCCCTGGAGCCagtagaaaacaagaaaagaaaaagatagCAACGCTACAGAAACATGCATCCATGGTTTCTCCTCCCCGGCAACCAAATAGCTAGTCAGGCAGTCAGCAGCTTCAGTACGCGCAGCAGACACCGACAGAAACTTGACAATTATAGTGAATTGTTAATGGTCCCTCCACGTTTTTCTCGTTATATTCTTCTCCTCTCGTCGACAACTAGCTAGTCTAGGATCAGCTCATCTTTAGCTACATATAGTTGCTCCTGCTACATATCCTTGATGGTGATACATGCCCCATTATCTGTGGATTAGATTCTGAGACGGAAGACCATTTAATCCTCAGGTGCCGCTTCTCCAAAAATCAGTGGAACCGGATGGGCTTTGAGACTGAAAACGCGCGTCCAGGTGACCTCGCTCTGGAACATCACTCGGCCGACCGGATTCCCCACCGCTCACTCAGCAAGTTTCATTCACCTGATATGCTGGATGTTATGGAAACACAGGAACGATGTGGTCTTCAACAATATGGCGCCCTCGTACAATCGTCTCCGGGGAGCATGCAAAGACGCCGTGAAACCTATGGATGTTTTGCTTGCCTATTGCGGATCGGGGTGTAGCTGCCCACTGGTGTAATGTGTTTTCCTTATGAATTAAGTCCTACAAAAAAACTGTCCTACCCCTCCTCCAATGTACTCTGTCATATATAACTGAGCAACAAGCTTTTGTTGCTCCAATGCAATCAAGTAGGtggggagtgcttctcccctccGATTATCCTCAAAAAAAAATTTATTACAAGATCTATCCTAGCTAGAGTGAGATTATTCAGTTAACCTGCATATGGAGAAACCAAGTAACCGACCGCGAATCTATCGACCGACCACTTAAACTGTCTTGTTAATTGACCCCAAATGCTATGCTTGTGGCACGGTGGCAGAATTTTTCTTCCATAAATGTAGTTTTTGTTAACTTTCAATATCACTGTCATGGACCTGCTCATGGGTTGTCCTCTGGGCCGTTCAACACGTGATGGAGTATGCACTGGGCTTGATTTGGCCGGTTGGCCCATAGAACTAATAGCAACTTGTTGTACAGAAGGAAAGTGAGAATCAACGCGGAGGGTGTCGGATGACCAGGGAATCTAAACTCAGCGGCGGCAGCAAGAGCTCGAGGCGAGCATACGCTCGATCTATCCCTTTCTCCTTTTCCTTGTTCTATATACTTCATGTGTATCCATTTCCTTGTATGTAGAAGCTTCCAGAACCCATTGTGTGCTGTGTCCAATCGTTGAGTAATACTAATACTTGTTGGTTCATGACAATCTCCAGCTACGTCAAGTTGATATACCATCATCCTGAAAACCCTTGCCGTGTGCGTATCAAAAAGATTCGCAAGCGCGTTTTCATAATCTTTGTTTGACAGGCCCCCGCGTCGCCCCCATGCAGGCGACACGGGAGGCgacccaaaccctagccgcctctcttccttccctccctctctccagCCGCACCGTCGTCAGAGCAGGCCACCAGCATGGCCGTGCAGCTTGCCGggagggcggcggcgaggctTTTCTTCGCGGTGGAAGCTGCGATGGTGGGGGACGAGCTCGCATGCGGCGTCCTGGGGCACGGCGTGGTCGCTGGGGCAGGTGGTGGCGCCGGCGTCTTCAGCGGCTGTTTGGGGCAGTCTCCTCGCTTCGGCGTCCGGATCCGGCGGTCCAACGACCGGATTCACGCGGATCTCCAGCGGGCCGCGCTTGGGCAGGCGCTGGGCGGTGGCTCGTGTCCAAGACGCCGCGGATCCGCGGGTACGGCGCCCGCGGTGCGGGCGTTACGTCTAGGGGCGCGCGCGGTGGTGGCTGCGTCGCCCAGGGCCAGGTCCCTTCCCTTCCTCGCGCGAGCCGCGTGGGGCTCGGTGGGGCCGCCTGCTGCAGCTGCGGCGGCGCTGGCCAGTGCCCGTGCAGGTGCCGAGCGGTGGCGggggctccttcttcctcccgctTCCCCCTTTCCTCCTCGACCATGGCATGGAGGCGGCGGCGCCAGCCGGGGTCACTGGGTCTGGCGCCCTGACGGCCACATCCGGTGCCCCCAGGGTAGGGGGCGGCGCCCGAGGTGGCTGGCGGAGGTCGGCAGCGTCGACGGCGGGTGCTTGAGCCGACGACGACAGCTGGCGACGGCTTCGGCGTGTGGTGGGGTGATGTGCGTGGCAGGGTAAGTCCATCTCTGCATGTTGCCCGGTCGGAGGGGGTGGCTGCCGACGCAGCTGTGCGACTGCTGTGAGCAGCCGGCGCGTCGATGCCCCTCTGGAGGGGCTTTTGCGGGATGGCagtgacgacgacggtggcgacaGGCTACATTCTGGCATCTTGGCTCGACGTTTGTGCTAGGGGCACCTTGGGCGAAAGCCTTGGCGATGGCAACGCCTGTGGGCGCCGTTTTCCTTGTTGTGGGCGGCGTGTTCTTGTGCCCCAGCCATGTCTTCCACGGGTGGAAACCCGGTCCATTCCTAGACAAGCGACGGCAGCGCTATCGGCGTCGtacccttcctgaaggcgtcgctgTGATGTCTCCTTCGGCGGATGTCCTTTGCCTCTCAGCATCCGGTTGACGCGAGACAATGAGTTCTGCATTGTGAAGTCGGAGCTGCTGTATCAGGTGATGTAGCTTGGCAATGATGACGCGGGTCGAACCCTCCTTCTCCGACGGCTGGGTTTCAGCTTTAGAGGCTCGGCAATCGCCGCGGGCGGGGCGTGGGATCAAGGCAGGAAGTTGGAGCTGCTCTTCGcgtagccattgagctcggcaaCGATGAGCTGTTGTAGCCTCCTGTATGATATCTTAGGATGGGTCGTCGGTGTTTTGCCATGGGAAGTCGGAGCTGTTGGCTGCTTTGTAAccatgctcggcaacgatgactcaTGGTAGTGGTGTACTCTACCGCGTTGCGTGGGTGGGCTAAACTTTCGTGGTGTTTGGTGCCACGATTGGCTACCTTTGCTTGTATATAAACTTCATTCGTCTTAATTGAAagacagagctcctgccattgtttAAAAAAAAAGATTCGCACAACCTACAAACACAACTGGATTCaggtgaggcactcggcaaagaacatacgacaaaaaattgatcggcaaagccctctttgccgagtgtcttttatcgggcactcgacaaagaaaagcgactgtcacggcgccggccccgttgacggtggctttgccgagtgccaaccctgtaggcactcggcaaagatttttttttttaaaaaaatttctttgccgagtgtcaaccctgcaggcactcggcaaagattttttttattttttttttaaaaaaattctttgtcgagtgcccactggccggcactcggcaaagtttaatttttttttaattctttgccgagtgccctcttgccggcactcggcaaagtttcgattttttttttaaaaaaaaattctttgccgagtgccctctgggaccggcactcggcaaagtttgaattttttttaattctttgtcgagtgctctctggccggcactcggcaaagtttgaatttttttaaaaaaaattatttgtcgagtgctctcttgtcggcactcggcaaagtttgaattttttttaaaaaaaattctttgccgagtgccatgatcatggcactcgacaaagctagaaaaatggttttccgttagcccattttttcagctttgccgagtgctatgaccgtggcactcggcaaaggggtcctttgccgagtgcaacactcggcaaagtgacccaaaacagtcatttttaatttttttacattccataatgacaaataaattcatacaatcatatatctcattcatcacatatatatctcatccattacatatatatctcatccatccacacatccatccgcacatatcacatccatcacaatatatattacatatataataataagtgctcaagtccatccaaataaatccacaagtccatcaaagtccacaagtgcatcacaagtccatcaccaagtgaacaacaaatgaaaaaaatataacatgcactcatctcggccactgcgactgtggtgaaggcccagctgcatcattcggaggtgcatgaggtggattattcgaaccaccgtcagatggagactacaCAAAAGaataaagattgcatgtgagacaagattatttagatagctaatctagaaaggtagaggccatacaagcaaaacacaagcgaaagtaaaaaactttcatactcacaggagtagctgcaactgcaggacgcggaggcggaggtggaaccaacagcccagctggtagagagaagcccacacattgcccaagcccttgtaggaactccgtaatatcCGTCAGCCtttgcgcctgggcctgccgctcaaTCCGCTCGGCATCCAGCTGGGccgccagctcctgacgttgcctcatttcttgttccagctgggcctgcaatatttcactctaatgtttcaataatgca
This genomic interval carries:
- the LOC136513857 gene encoding subtilisin-chymotrypsin inhibitor-2B-like, whose amino-acid sequence is MSSTATAAPECGGPKTSWPEVVGLSVEEAKKVILKDKPDADIIVLPTGSPVTMDYRPNRVRIFVDTVAQTPHVG